A portion of the Calliphora vicina chromosome 5, idCalVici1.1, whole genome shotgun sequence genome contains these proteins:
- the LOC135961228 gene encoding uncharacterized protein LOC135961228 has product MDAATTTRDVATDLFDDGLLDYWMSPIPHRWNLRARASRKCPVCNKNHPLRFCYKFRDMSMERKLRTVALHRLCSRCLSSGHTSQNCKIPDSILEPFLGFQLADPTFNHSGNVALVLGPEVAPLILKGKIHTSPGLPLAQYTIFGWIISGLSPY; this is encoded by the exons ATGGACGCTGCTACCACAACTAGGGATGTTGCTACCGATTTGTTTGATGATGGTCTTTTGGACTATTGGATGTCGCCAATACCGCATCG GTGGAATCTTCGGGCTCGTGCGAGTCGTAAATGTCCCGTTTGTAATAAGAACCATCCTCTTCGATTTTGCTACAAATTCAGGGATATGAGTATGGAACGCAAGCTACGCACTGTAGCGTTGCATAGACTTTGCTCTCGCTGTTTGTCAAGCGGACATACCAGTCAAAATTGCAAGA TCCCGGACTCGATATTGGAACCGTTCCTAGGATTTCAGTTAGCGGATCCAACTTTTAATCACTCGGGTAATGTAGCGTTAGTTTTGGGACCTGAAGTTGCTCCGCTTATTTTAAAAGGGAAGATACATACGAGTCCTGGGCTTCCACTTGCTCAATACACCATTTTTGGATGGATTATTTCAGGATTATCCCCATACTAA